In Vicinamibacteria bacterium, a single genomic region encodes these proteins:
- a CDS encoding tetratricopeptide repeat protein: MEVPIRTASLPEWRRLRSFRVDQMMAALELYKTARVDELTELAWKLVPVDIARASRLGEESLALAQALGYDRGAGRALVALASKDFFMAEYDAALSKVHEGLRLLELTDDVVAQGRMLLMKGLVNWSLGDYDSALEALFASLERADAASEKELTGWVFTSLGGVFEALSDLTKAIALHARAYATFTEVGYKVGRARALSGLGAVYYRQGRLGAALEQHLESLRLFREVPSELSEARALNDLGVIHTKRGDFAKALECLNDALHIRERFGNKPAVITTVIHLGELFLDQGDIDEAVRHLKRAVGLASEAAAKPKLTRAHELLSRAYESASDFELALRHQRLSQETKEEVFNAETATRLQNLQIRHEVERAEKEAEIQRLRNVELAGALANLEKTQAQLVQSEKMAALGRLVAGVAHEMNSPLGVAASSIDVVRRWLDRMAPTLDSSAVEVLETSTRMALSGIERLEQTIASLKAFSQVDRSPRRRFDLHDGIDSTLALLEPQWAGRVLVRRRFGQIPLLLGHPHDLNQAFMTLLANAGDSIEGTGTVTIESQASDDEVRIVIRDTGRGIARERLPQVFDVGFSHKGSRVRMHTGLASVHATIVELHGGKIEVESEPGEGTVFTIVLPIDLPPVV; this comes from the coding sequence ATGGAAGTCCCCATTCGGACGGCAAGTCTACCCGAATGGCGGAGGTTGCGGTCGTTTCGCGTAGATCAGATGATGGCCGCCCTGGAACTCTATAAGACCGCTCGGGTCGACGAGCTGACCGAGCTCGCTTGGAAGCTCGTGCCGGTGGATATCGCCCGGGCGAGCCGCCTGGGAGAGGAGTCTCTCGCCCTCGCCCAGGCGCTCGGCTACGACCGGGGTGCGGGCCGCGCTCTCGTTGCGCTGGCCAGCAAGGATTTCTTCATGGCCGAGTACGACGCCGCACTCTCCAAGGTTCATGAGGGGCTGCGCCTGCTGGAGCTCACCGACGATGTCGTGGCGCAGGGAAGGATGCTTCTCATGAAGGGGCTCGTGAACTGGAGCCTGGGGGACTATGATTCGGCGCTCGAAGCCCTCTTCGCCTCGCTCGAGCGGGCGGACGCCGCATCGGAAAAAGAGCTGACCGGCTGGGTGTTCACCTCGCTCGGCGGAGTCTTCGAAGCCCTCTCCGATCTCACGAAGGCGATCGCGCTCCACGCCCGCGCCTACGCGACCTTCACCGAGGTCGGATACAAAGTCGGTCGCGCCCGCGCCTTGAGCGGCCTGGGGGCCGTGTACTACCGCCAGGGTCGCCTCGGCGCGGCCCTCGAGCAACACCTCGAAAGCTTGCGGCTCTTTCGCGAAGTGCCGAGCGAGCTGAGTGAGGCGCGTGCTCTCAACGACCTGGGGGTGATTCACACGAAGCGCGGCGATTTCGCGAAGGCCCTGGAGTGTTTGAACGATGCGCTGCACATACGTGAGCGCTTCGGCAACAAACCGGCGGTCATCACCACGGTCATCCACCTCGGTGAGCTCTTCCTCGATCAGGGGGATATCGACGAGGCTGTGCGCCATCTGAAACGTGCCGTCGGTCTCGCATCGGAAGCGGCCGCCAAACCGAAGCTCACCCGCGCCCACGAGCTCCTGTCGCGGGCCTACGAGAGCGCTTCCGATTTCGAGCTGGCCCTGCGACATCAACGGCTGTCGCAGGAAACCAAGGAGGAAGTCTTCAACGCCGAGACAGCGACGAGGCTCCAGAATCTCCAGATCCGCCACGAGGTCGAACGCGCGGAGAAAGAGGCGGAGATCCAAAGACTTCGCAACGTGGAGCTGGCCGGAGCGCTCGCGAACCTCGAGAAAACGCAGGCCCAGCTCGTTCAATCGGAGAAGATGGCCGCGCTCGGAAGACTCGTCGCGGGGGTGGCCCATGAGATGAACTCTCCCCTGGGTGTCGCCGCGAGCAGCATCGACGTCGTCCGAAGATGGCTCGACCGGATGGCGCCCACACTGGATTCGTCTGCGGTCGAAGTGCTGGAAACGAGCACTCGGATGGCACTCTCGGGGATCGAAAGACTCGAACAAACGATCGCGAGCTTGAAAGCTTTCTCCCAGGTCGACCGCTCGCCCCGCCGGCGGTTCGATCTGCACGACGGGATCGACAGCACTCTCGCCCTGCTCGAGCCGCAATGGGCAGGTCGCGTCCTGGTTCGCCGTCGGTTCGGGCAGATCCCTCTGCTTCTCGGCCATCCACACGACCTCAATCAGGCCTTCATGACGCTTCTCGCCAACGCCGGTGATTCCATCGAAGGAACCGGCACGGTAACGATCGAGAGCCAAGCGTCCGATGACGAAGTTCGCATCGTAATCCGTGACACCGGGCGTGGGATAGCTCGCGAGCGCCTTCCCCAGGTTTTCGACGTGGGCTTCAGCCACAAGGGCTCTCGGGTTCGGATGCACACGGGTCTCGCCTCGGTCCACGCAACCATCGTGGAGCTCCACGGGGGCAAGATCGAGGTCGAGAGCGAGCCCGGCGAAGGAACGGTGTTCACGATCGTCCTACCGATCGACCTCCCCCCGGTCGTTTGA